From Candidatus Manganitrophus morganii, the proteins below share one genomic window:
- a CDS encoding radical SAM protein, which produces MKVNEIFKSIQGESTYAGLTCVFVRTAFCNLRCGWCDTTYAFYEGSDRSVESVIQEVRGHGCRLVEVTGGEPLLQEEVYPLVTRLLDEGYVVLIETSGSIPIDRVDPRAVIIMDIKCPGSKMSHAVHWENLGRLKKGDEVKFVIADRADYDWAKEVLSQHPRLLDHPVLFSPVFNQMDSRQLAEWILEEKLPVRFQLQLHKYIWDPAMRGV; this is translated from the coding sequence ATGAAAGTAAATGAAATCTTCAAGAGCATTCAGGGAGAGTCCACCTATGCCGGACTTACCTGTGTGTTCGTACGAACCGCCTTTTGCAATCTTCGGTGCGGCTGGTGCGATACGACCTATGCTTTCTATGAAGGATCGGATCGCTCCGTTGAATCGGTTATCCAAGAAGTCCGCGGTCACGGGTGCCGCCTGGTCGAAGTCACCGGAGGCGAGCCGCTGCTTCAAGAAGAGGTCTATCCCCTCGTGACCCGGCTGCTCGATGAAGGGTACGTTGTCTTAATCGAGACCAGCGGAAGCATTCCGATCGATCGGGTCGATCCTCGCGCCGTGATCATTATGGATATCAAGTGCCCCGGCAGCAAGATGAGCCATGCCGTCCATTGGGAGAACCTCGGCCGATTAAAAAAAGGGGATGAAGTCAAATTCGTCATTGCCGATCGGGCCGATTATGATTGGGCCAAGGAGGTCTTGTCGCAACATCCGCGCTTGCTCGATCACCCGGTTCTTTTTTCTCCCGTTTTTAATCAGATGGATTCGCGGCAGCTGGCCGAGTGGATCTTGGAAGAGAAGCTTCCGGTCCGATTTCAATTGCAATTACACAAATACATCTGGGACCCGGCGATGCGGGGGGTCTAA
- a CDS encoding DUF502 domain-containing protein: protein MMKQLRNTMLTGLLALLPLYLTVTLLIWLFHAIDSVAQPWLRRVIGVEVWGLGVLATVAIILIAGLIVPSVSGALFIGWIDRFLDRLPIVKGLYRGIKQIVDSFNPNNPSGFKEFVLIKKMNGEGFDAGFLTSEFSLLQEDGTRRNLVSVFIPSNHLYLGAIHIVDRARIVRTAMTLQEGATFALSAGASVKGEVRQIGPSKIFS, encoded by the coding sequence ATGATGAAGCAACTGCGCAATACCATGTTGACGGGGCTGCTCGCCCTGCTGCCCCTTTACCTCACCGTGACCCTGCTGATCTGGCTCTTCCATGCGATCGACAGCGTCGCCCAACCGTGGCTCCGCCGCGTCATCGGGGTCGAGGTTTGGGGGCTCGGGGTCCTTGCGACAGTGGCGATCATTTTGATCGCCGGCCTGATCGTTCCCAGCGTGAGCGGCGCGCTGTTCATCGGTTGGATCGATCGGTTCCTGGATCGCCTTCCGATCGTGAAGGGACTCTACCGCGGCATCAAACAAATCGTCGACAGCTTCAACCCCAACAATCCCTCCGGTTTCAAAGAGTTTGTTTTGATCAAGAAGATGAATGGGGAGGGTTTCGACGCCGGATTCCTCACCAGCGAGTTCAGTCTGCTGCAGGAAGACGGAACACGGCGAAATCTCGTTTCCGTTTTCATTCCAAGCAATCACCTCTATCTCGGCGCAATCCATATCGTCGATCGGGCGCGGATCGTCCGGACCGCGATGACGCTGCAAGAAGGGGCCACCTTTGCCCTCTCCGCCGGAGCATCGGTCAAAGGGGAGGTTCGCCAAATCGGCCCTTCGAAAATCTTCTCCTAA
- a CDS encoding DedA family protein, with protein sequence MELIQTFIDLFLHLDQHLTWVFENYGLWTYLILFLIIFCETGLVVTPFLPGDSLLFGVGALAAGSSLNVGWLFILLSIAAIVGDAVNYWIGYKIGSKLLQREDSRFIKKEYIDRTHRFYEKYGGKTIIFARFVPIIRTFAPFVAGIGRMSYWHFAVYNVVGGLVWISSFLYAGYFFGNIPVVKKNFTLVILGIIVVSILPGVIELVRARRARAV encoded by the coding sequence GTGGAACTGATTCAGACTTTCATCGATCTCTTCCTCCACCTTGATCAACATCTTACCTGGGTCTTCGAGAACTACGGCCTCTGGACCTATCTCATTCTCTTTTTGATTATTTTTTGCGAGACCGGTTTGGTGGTCACCCCCTTTCTTCCGGGGGACTCCCTCCTCTTCGGGGTCGGCGCCCTCGCCGCCGGGAGTTCGCTGAATGTCGGGTGGCTCTTTATCCTTCTGAGTATTGCGGCGATTGTCGGGGATGCGGTGAACTACTGGATCGGCTACAAGATCGGCTCTAAGCTCCTTCAGAGAGAAGACAGCCGATTCATCAAAAAGGAATATATCGATCGAACACACCGGTTTTATGAGAAATACGGCGGCAAGACGATTATTTTTGCCCGATTCGTCCCGATCATCCGGACCTTCGCCCCCTTCGTTGCGGGAATTGGCCGGATGAGCTACTGGCACTTCGCCGTATACAACGTCGTCGGCGGGCTGGTTTGGATCAGCTCATTTTTATATGCGGGGTACTTCTTCGGAAACATTCCAGTGGTGAAGAAGAACTTCACCCTGGTGATTCTCGGCATCATCGTGGTATCGATTTTACCCGGGGTCATCGAGTTGGTTCGGGCGCGGCGCGCTCGGGCGGTCTAG
- the rpsU gene encoding 30S ribosomal protein S21 has translation MIKVYENQIEKALKALKRQLAKEGLLKELKRRSFYEKPSVKRKRKQKEARKKRLKAQRISTTMNP, from the coding sequence TTGATCAAAGTCTACGAGAACCAGATCGAGAAAGCATTAAAAGCCCTGAAGCGGCAATTGGCCAAAGAGGGTCTTTTAAAAGAACTCAAACGCAGAAGCTTCTACGAAAAACCCTCCGTCAAAAGAAAGAGAAAGCAGAAAGAGGCGAGGAAAAAACGTCTGAAGGCGCAACGTATCTCCACCACAATGAATCCGTAA
- the nagZ gene encoding beta-N-acetylhexosaminidase, protein MKVTHKIGQLLMVGFDGTAPSEGVEELIRKHHIGGVILFSRNIKDPAQCAKLTESLQKAAPDAPLFIAVDQEGGRVSRLAPPFTQFPPARTLGHCDSVDLTYSCAEAMAKELAAVGINMNFAPVLDVDTNPKNPIIGDRAFGASPTLVSKHGLATIAALHDQRVIACGKHFPGHGDTAADSHKTLPRVDHSLHRMADLELKPFIHAVENRLHAIMTAHVLYTKLDEKYPASLSKKIISQLLRKTIQFEGLVVTDDLEMKGITDGFTVPEAAVRAVQAGSDLILVCHSLDQQKAVLEALIHAVEKGTITQERLNESLSRILSLKERFLLPHQAPQPKKIKQVVGCEAHRSLVEEIEKRSETMPVRGVKR, encoded by the coding sequence ATGAAAGTGACCCATAAGATCGGCCAACTCCTGATGGTGGGGTTTGATGGAACCGCCCCTTCCGAGGGGGTGGAGGAATTGATTCGAAAACACCACATCGGCGGCGTCATTCTCTTCTCTCGGAACATCAAAGATCCGGCCCAATGTGCCAAGCTGACCGAATCGTTACAGAAGGCGGCGCCCGATGCGCCCCTCTTCATCGCTGTCGATCAAGAAGGAGGCCGGGTTTCGCGCCTCGCCCCCCCCTTCACCCAGTTTCCGCCGGCGCGGACGCTCGGCCACTGCGACTCGGTCGATCTCACCTACAGTTGCGCGGAAGCGATGGCGAAGGAGCTGGCGGCGGTCGGTATCAATATGAATTTCGCTCCGGTGCTTGATGTCGACACCAATCCGAAGAACCCGATCATCGGAGACCGCGCCTTCGGGGCCAGCCCGACCCTTGTCTCGAAACATGGGCTTGCGACGATTGCCGCCCTGCACGATCAGCGGGTGATCGCCTGCGGCAAACACTTCCCCGGTCATGGGGATACCGCCGCCGACTCGCACAAGACCCTGCCGCGCGTCGACCATTCTCTCCACCGGATGGCCGATTTGGAGCTGAAGCCGTTTATCCATGCGGTCGAAAACCGTCTCCATGCCATCATGACGGCCCACGTCCTCTACACGAAGCTTGACGAAAAATACCCCGCTTCCCTTTCTAAAAAGATCATCTCTCAACTGCTCCGCAAAACGATTCAGTTCGAAGGGCTCGTGGTGACCGACGATCTGGAGATGAAGGGGATCACCGACGGTTTCACCGTCCCCGAAGCGGCGGTGAGGGCGGTCCAGGCGGGATCGGATTTGATTTTGGTCTGTCATTCGCTCGATCAGCAGAAAGCGGTCCTCGAGGCATTGATTCACGCTGTGGAGAAGGGAACGATTACTCAGGAGCGCCTCAACGAGTCGCTGAGTCGAATCCTCAGCCTGAAAGAGCGGTTCCTTCTTCCCCATCAGGCGCCGCAGCCGAAAAAGATCAAGCAGGTCGTGGGCTGCGAGGCGCATCGATCCTTGGTCGAGGAGATCGAGAAGAGAAGCGAAACGATGCCGGTCCGCGGAGTGAAGAGATAA
- a CDS encoding TerC family protein, with amino-acid sequence MDWLADPQAWIALTTLTALEIVLGIDNIIFISILAGKLPESEQPKARTIGLMLAMITRIGLLFSLSWIMRLTAPIVTIFSNEISGRDVILLAGGLFLLAKSTHEIHEKLEGEEGRASAKAAASFASVIVQILLLDIVFSLDSVITAVGMVDRISIMIVAVMIAVVFMIFFAGAISDFVHRHPTVKMLALSFLLLIGVTLVAEGLDQHFPKGYIYFAMAFSVFVEMLNLKMRGRAAAPVKLREPYIEGEGKGVVPGPD; translated from the coding sequence GTGGACTGGCTCGCTGATCCTCAGGCGTGGATTGCGTTAACGACCCTTACGGCGCTGGAGATCGTTCTCGGGATCGACAACATCATCTTTATCTCCATCCTCGCCGGAAAGCTCCCAGAGAGCGAACAGCCGAAAGCCCGCACCATCGGCCTGATGCTGGCGATGATCACCCGGATCGGGCTCCTTTTCTCCCTCTCCTGGATCATGCGCCTGACCGCTCCGATCGTGACGATCTTTTCCAACGAGATTTCGGGACGCGATGTCATCCTGCTGGCCGGCGGCCTCTTCCTTCTCGCCAAGAGCACGCACGAAATTCATGAGAAGCTGGAGGGGGAGGAGGGGCGCGCTTCGGCCAAAGCAGCCGCCTCATTCGCCAGCGTGATTGTTCAAATTCTTTTGCTCGACATCGTCTTCTCGCTCGACTCGGTGATCACGGCGGTCGGGATGGTCGATCGGATCTCGATTATGATCGTCGCGGTGATGATCGCCGTCGTTTTCATGATCTTCTTCGCGGGCGCGATCAGCGATTTCGTCCACCGCCATCCGACCGTGAAGATGCTCGCCTTAAGCTTTCTTCTCTTGATCGGGGTGACGCTGGTCGCCGAAGGGCTCGATCAACACTTCCCCAAAGGGTACATTTATTTCGCCATGGCTTTCTCCGTTTTTGTCGAGATGCTGAACTTAAAGATGCGGGGACGCGCCGCGGCGCCGGTCAAGCTTCGGGAGCCTTATATTGAGGGAGAAGGCAAAGGGGTCGTGCCGGGACCGGATTGA
- a CDS encoding ATP-binding protein, which translates to MTLRTKFLIFIISIALLSGGASILLSKRGVHSILVGEVAKRGILKTTGLRGEPGEIVSAFEEEDEDLLLAFLQEAMERTEALYAVALDERGRVLAHTNVVEKGKVYQDPVTQEALRLTQPGYREIGMADQRVVDVSLPVWSVQAASTEEEFLLFGGKELKETTRLGTLRLGLSMAEMMETEKRITLQMSWILAVTGLIALGISLVSMRKVLRRVRILVEGTEKIGRGEYGAMVQAFSNDELGVLARSFNQMSEELDRAHTHLEKEVKLRTQELESVIYTISHDLKSPVVSMQGMASILMEDYADRFDEKGKHYLRRVIDNADYMELMIMDLLALSRVGAQKGAEPVEVRSVVERVLEIHQERFARKGIEIVIHPTFPNFLFDRTQIMELFQNLITNAAKFMGDQPCPRIEIGGRESGEWVEFYVKDNGIGIDPDYHDRIFGVFQRLKDLDVEGTGVGLTIVKKVVDLAHGKVWIESRKGEGSTFFVRFPKLEET; encoded by the coding sequence GTGACGCTTCGAACGAAGTTTCTGATTTTTATCATCTCCATCGCGCTCCTTTCCGGGGGCGCCAGTATCCTCCTTTCGAAAAGAGGGGTGCATTCCATTCTCGTGGGAGAGGTGGCCAAGCGGGGGATTTTAAAGACCACCGGCCTGCGGGGTGAGCCGGGTGAGATTGTCTCGGCCTTCGAAGAGGAGGATGAAGATCTGCTTTTAGCCTTTTTGCAAGAGGCGATGGAGCGAACGGAAGCGCTCTATGCCGTTGCACTCGATGAAAGGGGGCGTGTCTTGGCCCACACCAATGTAGTCGAGAAGGGAAAGGTCTACCAAGATCCTGTGACGCAGGAAGCCCTCCGATTGACCCAGCCGGGGTACCGCGAGATCGGGATGGCCGATCAAAGGGTGGTCGATGTCTCACTCCCGGTCTGGTCGGTTCAAGCAGCCTCCACGGAAGAAGAGTTTCTTTTGTTCGGCGGAAAAGAGCTGAAGGAGACGACCCGCCTGGGGACGTTGAGATTGGGTTTGTCGATGGCGGAGATGATGGAGACCGAGAAACGAATTACCCTGCAGATGTCCTGGATTCTTGCGGTGACCGGCTTGATCGCCCTCGGAATTTCCTTGGTGTCGATGAGGAAAGTTCTCCGGCGGGTTCGGATTCTGGTCGAAGGGACGGAGAAGATCGGCCGCGGGGAATATGGCGCGATGGTGCAGGCCTTTTCCAACGATGAATTGGGTGTTCTGGCGCGCAGTTTCAATCAGATGAGTGAGGAGTTGGACCGGGCGCATACCCATTTGGAAAAAGAGGTCAAGCTACGGACGCAAGAGCTGGAATCGGTCATTTATACCATCTCTCATGACCTGAAGTCGCCGGTGGTCTCCATGCAGGGAATGGCTTCGATTCTCATGGAGGATTATGCCGATCGGTTCGATGAGAAAGGAAAGCACTACCTGCGGCGGGTCATCGACAATGCCGATTATATGGAACTGATGATTATGGATCTGCTGGCGCTCTCTCGCGTGGGCGCGCAGAAGGGGGCGGAGCCGGTCGAGGTACGGTCGGTCGTTGAGAGAGTTCTCGAAATCCATCAAGAGCGTTTTGCCCGAAAGGGAATTGAAATCGTCATCCATCCGACATTTCCAAACTTCCTCTTCGACCGCACACAGATCATGGAGTTGTTTCAGAATCTGATTACCAATGCGGCAAAGTTTATGGGAGATCAGCCCTGTCCGCGAATTGAAATCGGCGGGAGAGAGAGTGGAGAGTGGGTGGAATTTTATGTGAAGGACAACGGTATCGGAATTGATCCAGATTACCACGACAGGATTTTTGGCGTCTTTCAACGATTGAAGGATCTGGATGTGGAGGGGACGGGGGTTGGGCTGACGATTGTAAAGAAGGTCGTCGACTTGGCTCACGGAAAGGTCTGGATCGAATCGAGAAAGGGTGAAGGAAGCACATTTTTTGTTCGATTTCCGAAACTGGAAGAGACTTAA
- a CDS encoding leucyl aminopeptidase encodes MEFKVQRGPLTKQTTEILVLGHYEGEGLLPEVMSIDKAIGGKIQEVLSTEEFGGKFLQTLLVRTDRKIASPRLLLLGLGKRAEATLDRIRQAMGRAATQIREMGFRQFATQIHGKGLPRTSVQDMAQAMVEGVVLGLYQFQVYKTDRQTPPKEVRECALIEPDDKKVVEIQMGALRGKLIAEAANYVRDLCNTPSNVVTPSRLAEEAKKIASDYHLRLEVLERADMERLGMGALLGVARGTVEPPKFIVLEYDGAKKKGRPVALIGKSVTFDSGGISLKPAENMEQMKYDMSGGATVLGTMRVAAQLKLPLNIIGVLPATDNMPSGTAMHPGDVLTTLAGKTVEVINTDAEGRLCLADALAYAKRYEPAAMIDLATLTGACVVALGHHAMALFGNDPKLTAQIQKASDETGERVWEMPLWEEYHDQIKSEIADLKNTGGRPGGSITAALFLKQFVGETPWVHLDIAGTSWNGEKPRPYIPKGSTGTGLRLLVQYLANLAKQQKKK; translated from the coding sequence ATGGAATTTAAGGTTCAAAGGGGACCGCTCACGAAGCAAACCACGGAGATCCTTGTCCTCGGTCATTATGAAGGAGAGGGGCTCCTGCCCGAGGTGATGTCGATTGATAAGGCGATCGGCGGAAAGATCCAAGAGGTCCTCTCCACAGAGGAGTTCGGCGGAAAATTTCTTCAGACGCTCCTGGTCCGGACCGATCGAAAGATCGCATCGCCGCGGCTTCTTCTGTTGGGGCTCGGCAAGCGGGCCGAGGCGACCCTTGATCGGATCCGTCAAGCGATGGGACGGGCGGCCACGCAGATTCGTGAGATGGGCTTCCGCCAGTTCGCGACCCAGATTCACGGCAAGGGACTTCCCAGAACGTCGGTCCAGGATATGGCGCAGGCGATGGTGGAGGGGGTGGTATTGGGGCTGTATCAGTTCCAGGTTTACAAAACCGACCGGCAGACCCCGCCGAAGGAGGTCCGGGAATGCGCCCTGATCGAGCCGGACGACAAAAAGGTCGTCGAGATCCAGATGGGGGCCCTCCGGGGGAAGTTGATTGCCGAGGCGGCCAATTACGTTCGGGATCTCTGCAACACCCCTTCGAATGTGGTCACGCCGAGCCGCCTGGCGGAGGAGGCGAAGAAGATCGCCTCCGATTACCACCTTCGCCTGGAGGTGCTCGAGCGCGCCGACATGGAACGGCTCGGAATGGGGGCTCTCCTCGGCGTCGCCCGTGGAACGGTGGAGCCGCCGAAGTTCATCGTTTTGGAGTATGACGGCGCCAAGAAAAAAGGACGCCCGGTCGCCCTCATCGGCAAGTCGGTCACATTCGACTCAGGCGGCATTTCGCTGAAGCCGGCGGAGAACATGGAGCAGATGAAATACGATATGAGCGGCGGCGCGACGGTTTTGGGGACGATGCGGGTCGCCGCCCAGTTGAAGCTCCCCCTCAATATCATCGGCGTTCTCCCGGCCACCGACAATATGCCGAGCGGGACCGCCATGCATCCGGGCGACGTCCTCACGACCCTCGCCGGAAAGACGGTGGAGGTGATCAATACCGATGCCGAAGGGCGTCTCTGCCTGGCCGATGCGCTCGCTTATGCCAAGCGCTACGAGCCGGCGGCGATGATCGATCTGGCTACCCTGACCGGCGCCTGCGTCGTCGCCCTCGGCCATCATGCAATGGCCCTTTTCGGAAACGATCCAAAGCTGACCGCCCAAATTCAGAAAGCAAGCGACGAGACCGGAGAGCGGGTCTGGGAGATGCCGCTCTGGGAAGAGTATCACGATCAGATCAAGAGCGAGATCGCCGACCTGAAAAATACCGGCGGCCGTCCCGGCGGAAGCATCACCGCCGCCCTCTTCCTGAAGCAGTTCGTCGGGGAGACGCCGTGGGTTCATCTCGATATCGCCGGAACCTCGTGGAACGGGGAGAAACCGCGTCCCTATATTCCCAAAGGATCGACCGGAACCGGCCTTCGCCTTTTGGTCCAGTATCTGGCGAATCTCGCCAAGCAGCAGAAAAAGAAGTAG
- a CDS encoding TonB-dependent receptor: MRLFFGKKKRWRNGCSKIIGACLLFSAAASVSAAEEGRSELEFFAHEAQTVTASRRLQPVREAPVAVEVITGEEIRTSGATNLWDLLRFRVGVDVLDGRSVDGNRAIVSVRGFPEEFVDSLQVLVDGRSVYNAYSGGVYWEQLPVQLQDIERIEIVRGPNAALYGSNAALGVIHIITKKPSSERSASAYLLRGNIDLFQSGAAYESAGDRFGYRLSYGFWNEDGFHNAPSDPNPFFTIPPAEDFLTSHKTNLRGFWNPTDRFGLEFFAGSSWDEMGMAFEREGKFRNAFGMLKGSLPLGADSTLELMASYNKFTQKSEPDFEGTFEVDYTQSDVEAVHHINWGEGRLKTTWGGSYRLSVAESDEAFRSEPEQENALVRGFVQQSIVVIEALTVVVAASLERSDTGGTEPAYQIATLYALGTDHALRASYSAAPTVPSMWEARVDRQSDFTVIMEGNPDLKPSKLHSYEIGYHGAYLDRRLQAEGSLFYMQFDDLTASFVKQQGSFFPFPTPTTFSFDNSREATAKGAELKLAYRFAPARSVYVNYTYETIDDDGSTFTEADRVLIEEATPKHKVNLGGIFRIAVGLSASVNAGYKSSYAITNSRQSEIVEVAPYWRVDARLAYNPIKDVEFFIGGKNLASPNHREFPDFLEIPKTYYGGVSVIY; the protein is encoded by the coding sequence ATGCGTCTGTTTTTTGGTAAAAAGAAACGATGGAGAAACGGTTGCAGTAAAATCATCGGAGCGTGTTTGCTCTTCAGTGCGGCGGCCTCGGTCTCGGCGGCCGAAGAGGGGCGTTCGGAGTTGGAGTTCTTTGCGCACGAAGCGCAGACGGTCACGGCTTCCCGGCGCTTGCAGCCGGTGCGGGAAGCCCCGGTGGCGGTGGAGGTGATCACCGGTGAAGAAATCCGGACCTCGGGGGCGACGAACCTCTGGGATCTTCTGCGGTTTCGCGTCGGGGTGGATGTCCTTGACGGGCGGTCGGTCGACGGGAATCGGGCGATCGTCTCGGTGAGAGGATTTCCGGAAGAGTTCGTCGACAGCCTCCAGGTCCTCGTCGATGGCCGCAGTGTTTACAACGCCTATTCCGGGGGCGTCTATTGGGAGCAGCTTCCGGTCCAGCTTCAGGACATCGAGCGGATTGAGATCGTCCGGGGTCCGAACGCCGCCCTCTACGGCTCGAATGCGGCGCTGGGGGTCATTCACATTATTACGAAAAAGCCGTCGTCGGAGCGGTCCGCTTCCGCATACCTTCTTCGGGGCAATATTGATCTTTTTCAATCGGGAGCGGCGTATGAGTCGGCCGGGGATCGGTTCGGTTATCGCTTGAGCTACGGTTTCTGGAATGAGGATGGCTTCCACAACGCGCCCTCCGATCCGAATCCCTTTTTCACCATCCCTCCGGCGGAAGATTTCCTGACCTCTCATAAAACCAATCTGAGGGGCTTCTGGAATCCGACCGACCGTTTCGGCTTGGAATTCTTCGCGGGGAGCTCCTGGGATGAAATGGGGATGGCCTTCGAGCGGGAGGGAAAATTCCGGAACGCCTTCGGAATGTTGAAGGGCTCCCTGCCGCTCGGCGCCGATTCGACGCTGGAGCTGATGGCTTCTTACAACAAATTCACCCAGAAATCGGAGCCCGATTTTGAAGGGACTTTTGAAGTCGATTACACGCAGAGCGATGTCGAGGCGGTTCATCATATCAATTGGGGAGAGGGCCGGCTGAAGACCACCTGGGGAGGAAGTTATCGTCTTTCGGTCGCGGAATCCGACGAGGCTTTCCGATCGGAGCCGGAACAGGAAAATGCCCTCGTCCGCGGTTTTGTTCAACAGTCGATCGTTGTGATCGAAGCGTTGACCGTTGTGGTGGCCGCCTCACTCGAGCGGTCGGACACCGGAGGAACGGAGCCGGCCTATCAGATTGCAACCCTCTATGCACTGGGAACCGACCATGCTTTACGTGCGTCGTATTCAGCGGCACCGACGGTCCCTTCTATGTGGGAAGCCCGGGTCGACCGGCAGTCGGACTTCACCGTGATCATGGAAGGGAACCCCGATTTGAAGCCGTCAAAACTTCACTCCTATGAGATCGGCTATCACGGCGCCTATCTCGACCGGCGTCTCCAGGCCGAAGGGAGCCTCTTTTATATGCAATTCGACGATCTCACCGCAAGCTTCGTGAAGCAGCAAGGTTCTTTCTTCCCTTTCCCAACCCCCACGACCTTCTCATTCGATAACAGCCGGGAGGCGACTGCAAAAGGGGCTGAGCTGAAGTTGGCCTACCGCTTCGCTCCGGCGCGATCGGTCTATGTCAACTATACCTATGAAACAATCGATGACGATGGATCGACCTTCACCGAGGCCGACCGGGTCTTGATCGAAGAAGCGACACCGAAGCACAAGGTCAACCTCGGCGGGATCTTCCGGATCGCCGTCGGTCTTTCCGCCAGCGTCAACGCCGGATACAAAAGCAGCTACGCGATCACCAATTCACGGCAATCCGAGATTGTTGAGGTGGCTCCCTACTGGCGCGTCGATGCCCGGCTTGCCTACAATCCGATCAAAGATGTCGAGTTTTTCATCGGGGGGAAAAATCTTGCGAGTCCGAATCATCGCGAGTTTCCCGACTTCCTCGAAATCCCGAAGACGTATTACGGCGGCGTCTCGGTCATCTATTGA
- a CDS encoding SDR family oxidoreductase codes for MSERVAVIAGGAKGIGRAVGLDLAERGWSVALCHRTSEKEGSETAEAIRKKGARALSVRADVSDPKAAEAFVKQVEREWGRIDALINAAGPYHRVNLLEETIEGWHAMFDHNLHPLFYLSRLVAPGMKERRWGRIVSFSMANADQMIGQPQITAHYIAKVGVLILTRSLAKLLAPHGITVNAISPGFIRSGSAPESEMAGMIKNIPAGYVGELSDAVSVARFLLSDEARYVTGGNIHLSGGWGV; via the coding sequence ATGTCGGAGCGGGTTGCGGTAATCGCGGGGGGGGCGAAAGGGATCGGTCGCGCCGTCGGGCTCGATCTCGCCGAGCGGGGATGGTCGGTGGCGCTCTGTCATCGGACGAGCGAGAAGGAGGGGAGCGAGACGGCGGAGGCGATCCGGAAGAAGGGGGCGCGGGCCCTTTCGGTCCGGGCCGATGTTTCCGATCCGAAAGCGGCCGAGGCCTTTGTAAAACAGGTCGAACGGGAGTGGGGGCGGATCGACGCCCTCATCAACGCGGCGGGCCCCTACCATCGGGTGAATCTCCTGGAGGAGACGATCGAGGGATGGCATGCCATGTTCGATCACAATCTTCATCCTCTCTTTTATCTCAGCCGGCTGGTCGCCCCCGGGATGAAGGAACGCCGGTGGGGACGGATCGTCAGCTTCAGCATGGCCAACGCCGACCAGATGATCGGCCAGCCGCAGATCACGGCGCACTACATCGCCAAGGTCGGCGTTTTGATACTGACCCGATCTCTTGCGAAGCTTTTGGCGCCACATGGAATCACCGTCAACGCGATCTCCCCCGGCTTCATCCGATCGGGGAGCGCCCCGGAGTCGGAGATGGCCGGGATGATCAAAAATATTCCGGCCGGTTACGTCGGGGAGCTCTCCGACGCGGTGTCGGTTGCCCGTTTCCTCCTCTCCGACGAGGCCCGCTATGTGACCGGGGGGAACATCCATCTAAGCGGGGGATGGGGAGTTTAA